One window of the Rufibacter radiotolerans genome contains the following:
- a CDS encoding WbqC family protein, which produces MQFITELHYNPSILYFQEAFAADELLLEAQEHYQKQSYRNRCHILTAQGVVPLTVPVKNGNSKILITQVEIDYAQRWLDVHWRTIRSAYGSAPFFEFYADYIKDVYDRHPALLFDLNMDLFKLFAKFLKLKKPIHLTQTYVKTYEEPVEDGRNRLHPKKEPDILRLNPYRQVFGKQFAPNLSILDLLFNLGPEASNYLQN; this is translated from the coding sequence ATGCAATTCATCACTGAACTTCATTACAACCCCAGCATTCTTTACTTCCAGGAAGCCTTTGCCGCCGACGAGTTGCTGCTGGAGGCCCAGGAGCATTACCAGAAGCAGAGTTACCGCAACCGCTGCCACATTCTCACGGCGCAGGGCGTAGTACCGCTAACCGTGCCGGTGAAAAACGGGAACAGCAAGATCTTGATTACCCAGGTGGAGATTGACTATGCGCAGCGGTGGCTGGACGTGCATTGGCGCACCATCAGGAGCGCCTACGGCAGCGCGCCCTTCTTTGAGTTCTATGCAGACTATATCAAAGACGTGTATGACCGCCACCCGGCCCTGCTTTTTGACCTGAATATGGATTTATTCAAACTATTTGCTAAATTCCTAAAACTGAAGAAACCCATACACCTTACCCAGACGTATGTTAAAACCTATGAGGAACCGGTAGAAGACGGTCGCAATAGACTTCACCCTAAGAAGGAACCTGACATTTTGCGCCTAAACCCCTACCGGCAGGTTTTTGGCAAACAATTTGCACCTAATCTGAGTATACTGGACTTGTTGTTTAACCTAGGCCCAGAGGCATCTAACTACCTTCAGAACTAG
- a CDS encoding ATP-dependent Clp protease ATP-binding subunit, whose product MEAKFSNRVKEVISLSREEAIRLGHDYIGTEHLLLGMIREGEGTAIALLKKLGVPMEELKYALEQATKNTASPNTNITGSIPLTKQTEKVLKITYLEAKIFKSDIIGTEHLLLSILRDEDNISSQTLAKFNVNYEAIRDSLDYHANNPLASSDTDDNDDNDKLFGSSSKGGTGAAAKKGAEKSRTPVLDNFGRDLTKLAEDGKLDPIVGREKEIERVAQVLSRRKKNNPILIGEPGVGKTAIAEGLALRIIQKKVSRVLFGKRVVTLDLASLVAGTKYRGQFEERMKAVMNELEKSPDVILFIDELHTIVGAGGASGSLDASNMFKPALARGEIQCIGATTLDEYRQYIEKDGALARRFQIVMVDPTTPEETIEILHNIKDKYQDHHHVTYSDKAIEACVKLSDRYMSDRFLPDKAIDILDEAGARVHINNIVVPEDILKLEEQIENIKDEKNRVVKSQKYEEAAQLRDKEKKLLDQLDAAKKSWEEETKKKRYAVKEENVAEVIAMMTGIPVKRIAQKESLKLLNMGEELKGKVIGQDKAITQLVKAIQRTRVGLKDPKKPIGSFVFLGPTGVGKTELAKVLATYLFDKEDALVRIDMSEYMEKFSVSRLVGAPPGYVGYEEGGQLTEKIRRKPYSVVLLDEIEKAHPDVYNLLLQVLDDGVLTDGLGRKVDFRNTIIIMTSNIGARDLQDFGAGVGFATKTRQDNVDEIMKATIGAALKKTFSPEFLNRLDDVIVFNSLQKEDIHKIIDISLAKLLSRVKTLGYTIEITDKAKDFVAEKGYDSKYGARPLNRAITKYMEDPIAEEILKAQLAQGDTIVIDYEEGQDELKFSNRKNENSVPDTSDDLPETSSSSEEEETTPSDGKKKD is encoded by the coding sequence ATGGAAGCCAAATTCTCAAATAGAGTGAAAGAGGTGATCTCTCTCAGTCGCGAGGAAGCCATACGCCTGGGCCATGACTATATTGGCACAGAGCATTTGCTTCTGGGTATGATCCGCGAAGGAGAAGGCACCGCAATTGCTTTGCTTAAAAAACTGGGGGTGCCCATGGAAGAACTCAAGTACGCGCTTGAGCAGGCCACCAAGAACACCGCCAGCCCTAATACCAATATTACCGGAAGTATCCCACTTACCAAACAGACGGAAAAGGTCCTGAAAATAACATACCTGGAGGCTAAAATCTTCAAGTCAGACATCATAGGTACAGAACACCTGCTGCTGTCTATTTTGCGGGATGAGGATAATATATCATCGCAAACCTTAGCCAAATTCAACGTGAACTATGAAGCCATCCGGGATTCGTTAGACTACCATGCTAACAACCCTCTCGCCTCCTCTGATACCGATGACAACGACGATAACGACAAACTCTTCGGTTCTTCCTCTAAGGGAGGAACGGGCGCAGCCGCCAAGAAGGGTGCCGAAAAATCCCGCACCCCGGTGCTGGACAACTTCGGCCGTGATCTGACCAAATTGGCCGAGGACGGTAAACTGGACCCAATTGTGGGCCGCGAAAAAGAAATCGAGCGTGTGGCCCAGGTTCTGAGCCGCCGTAAGAAAAACAACCCAATTCTTATTGGAGAGCCCGGGGTAGGTAAAACGGCTATCGCCGAAGGCCTGGCCCTGCGCATTATCCAGAAGAAAGTATCAAGGGTGCTGTTCGGCAAACGCGTGGTAACCCTAGACCTGGCCTCTCTCGTGGCAGGTACCAAGTACCGCGGTCAGTTTGAGGAACGCATGAAAGCGGTGATGAACGAACTGGAGAAATCTCCGGACGTGATCCTGTTCATTGATGAGCTGCACACCATTGTAGGTGCCGGTGGCGCTTCTGGTTCCCTGGATGCCTCCAACATGTTCAAGCCGGCCTTAGCGCGGGGTGAGATCCAATGCATCGGGGCTACTACCCTGGATGAGTACCGTCAGTACATTGAGAAAGATGGTGCCCTGGCCCGTAGGTTCCAGATTGTGATGGTAGACCCTACCACGCCTGAGGAGACTATTGAGATCCTGCACAACATCAAAGACAAGTACCAGGACCATCACCATGTAACCTATTCAGACAAAGCCATTGAGGCCTGCGTGAAGCTGAGCGACCGCTACATGAGCGACCGTTTCCTGCCAGACAAAGCCATTGACATTCTGGATGAGGCCGGTGCCCGCGTGCACATCAACAACATTGTGGTGCCTGAAGATATTCTTAAACTGGAAGAGCAGATTGAGAACATCAAGGACGAGAAAAACCGCGTGGTGAAAAGCCAGAAGTATGAAGAGGCCGCCCAACTGCGTGATAAAGAGAAGAAACTTTTAGATCAACTTGACGCCGCTAAGAAAAGCTGGGAAGAGGAGACCAAGAAGAAGCGTTACGCTGTGAAAGAGGAAAACGTGGCCGAGGTAATCGCCATGATGACTGGCATTCCGGTGAAACGTATCGCGCAGAAAGAGAGCCTCAAGCTCCTCAACATGGGCGAGGAACTGAAAGGCAAAGTGATTGGCCAGGACAAAGCCATTACGCAGTTGGTGAAAGCCATTCAGCGTACGCGCGTTGGCCTGAAAGATCCAAAAAAACCAATTGGTTCGTTTGTGTTCCTGGGCCCTACCGGGGTTGGTAAGACAGAGTTGGCCAAAGTATTGGCGACCTACCTGTTTGACAAAGAAGACGCCCTGGTACGTATAGACATGAGTGAGTACATGGAGAAATTCAGTGTATCTCGCTTGGTAGGAGCGCCACCGGGCTATGTGGGCTATGAAGAAGGTGGTCAGCTGACGGAGAAAATCCGCCGCAAGCCTTACTCTGTAGTTCTCCTGGATGAGATTGAGAAAGCGCACCCAGACGTATACAACCTGTTGTTGCAAGTACTTGATGACGGCGTGTTAACAGATGGTCTTGGCCGCAAGGTGGACTTCAGAAACACCATCATCATCATGACCTCCAACATTGGGGCACGTGACCTGCAGGACTTCGGGGCTGGGGTTGGCTTTGCCACCAAAACCCGCCAGGACAACGTGGACGAGATCATGAAAGCTACCATTGGGGCGGCCTTGAAGAAAACGTTCTCGCCTGAGTTCCTGAACCGCTTGGATGACGTGATTGTGTTCAATAGCCTGCAGAAAGAAGATATCCATAAGATCATTGATATCTCCCTGGCCAAGTTGTTGAGCCGCGTGAAAACGCTGGGCTACACCATTGAAATCACTGACAAAGCCAAGGATTTCGTGGCTGAGAAAGGATATGACTCTAAATATGGTGCCCGTCCATTGAACCGCGCCATCACCAAGTACATGGAAGACCCAATTGCAGAGGAAATCTTAAAGGCACAACTTGCCCAGGGAGACACCATTGTGATTGACTATGAGGAGGGTCAGGACGAACTTAAGTTTTCAAACCGCAAGAATGAAAACTCAGTGCCAGACACCTCAGACGATCTTCCGGAAACCTCTTCTTCCTCTGAGGAAGAAGAGACCACGCCTTCTGATGGCAAGAAGAAAGATTAA
- a CDS encoding acyl-CoA carboxylase subunit beta, with the protein MSDLTTPSTKFEILDRKNAEALLGGGQARIDAQHKKGKLTARERIDLLMDEGSFEEIGKFVMHRSKDFGLDKEYYLGDGVVTGYGTVNGRLVYVFSQDFTVFGGSLSETHAEKIVKIMDLAMKNGAPVIGLNDSGGARIQEGVVSLGGYADIFYKNTLASGVVPQLSGIMGPCAGGAVYSPAITDFILMVEDTSYMFVTGPNVVKTVTHETVTSEELGGASTHSTKSGVTHFSCANEVVCIQNIKQLLSYMPQNCEELPPAVPYEAKADETRAVLDTIVPENPNQPYDMREVIEGIIDADTFLEVHKNFGENIVVGFARLAGRSIGIVGNQPAVLAGVLDINASTKAARFVRFCDSFNIPLLVLEDVPGFLPGTDQEWRGIITNGAKLLYAFCEATVPRVTVITRKAYGGAYDVMNSKHIGADLNYAWPTAEIAVMGAKGAAEIIFKREIAAAEDPEAKLAEKVAEYQAKFATPYRAAHRGFVDEVIYPSETRAKLIKAFKMLENKVDQLPRKKHGNIPL; encoded by the coding sequence ATGTCAGACCTTACCACCCCAAGTACCAAGTTTGAGATTCTGGACCGCAAAAATGCCGAGGCCCTTTTAGGAGGAGGCCAGGCGCGCATTGATGCTCAACATAAAAAAGGAAAGCTTACCGCCCGCGAACGCATTGACCTCCTCATGGACGAAGGTTCTTTTGAGGAAATAGGAAAGTTTGTCATGCACCGCTCCAAGGACTTCGGGCTAGACAAGGAGTACTACCTGGGGGACGGCGTGGTGACCGGCTACGGCACCGTGAACGGCCGCCTGGTGTATGTGTTCTCCCAGGACTTCACGGTCTTTGGCGGTTCCCTCTCTGAGACCCACGCCGAGAAGATTGTCAAGATCATGGATCTGGCCATGAAAAACGGCGCGCCGGTTATTGGCTTGAATGACTCAGGCGGGGCCCGTATTCAGGAAGGTGTGGTCTCTTTGGGCGGCTACGCCGATATCTTCTACAAAAACACCCTGGCCTCTGGCGTGGTGCCGCAGCTTTCGGGCATTATGGGACCGTGCGCCGGCGGGGCCGTTTACTCCCCTGCCATCACCGACTTTATTTTGATGGTGGAAGACACGTCTTACATGTTTGTGACCGGCCCTAACGTGGTGAAAACGGTAACGCATGAGACCGTGACCTCAGAAGAACTGGGCGGCGCCAGCACGCACTCTACCAAAAGCGGCGTGACGCATTTCTCCTGTGCCAATGAGGTGGTCTGCATCCAGAATATCAAGCAACTGCTCAGCTACATGCCGCAGAACTGCGAGGAACTCCCTCCTGCCGTACCGTATGAGGCCAAAGCAGACGAGACCCGTGCGGTTCTGGATACTATTGTGCCCGAGAACCCCAACCAGCCATATGACATGCGCGAGGTGATTGAAGGCATTATTGACGCAGACACGTTCCTGGAGGTGCACAAGAACTTCGGGGAGAACATAGTAGTGGGCTTCGCCCGATTGGCCGGCCGTAGCATTGGCATTGTAGGTAACCAGCCGGCCGTGTTGGCGGGTGTACTGGATATTAACGCCTCTACCAAGGCCGCCCGCTTCGTGCGGTTCTGCGACTCGTTCAACATTCCGTTGCTGGTACTGGAGGACGTTCCGGGCTTTTTGCCGGGTACCGACCAGGAGTGGCGCGGCATCATCACCAACGGCGCCAAGCTGCTCTACGCCTTCTGTGAGGCCACCGTGCCCCGCGTGACGGTGATTACCCGCAAAGCCTACGGCGGAGCGTACGACGTAATGAACTCCAAGCACATTGGCGCCGACCTGAACTACGCCTGGCCTACCGCCGAGATTGCCGTAATGGGAGCCAAAGGCGCCGCAGAGATCATCTTCAAACGCGAGATTGCCGCCGCCGAAGATCCTGAGGCTAAACTAGCCGAAAAAGTAGCCGAGTACCAGGCCAAGTTCGCGACGCCTTACCGCGCGGCGCACCGCGGCTTTGTGGATGAAGTAATCTATCCTTCAGAGACCCGGGCCAAGCTGATCAAGGCGTTCAAGATGCTGGAGAACAAGGTAGACCAGCTGCCCAGAAAGAAACACGGCAATATTCCGCTTTAG
- a CDS encoding M42 family metallopeptidase, whose product MREESFEFLQTYLNNAAPTGFESSGQQLWLEYIKPYIDEYFVDTYGTVVGVINPEAEYKVVIEAHADEIAWFVNYITPEGYIYVRRNGGSDALIAPSKRVNIHTSKGTVKAVFGWPAIHVRKIEQDKAPTIETIFLDCGAANRQEVEDMGVHVGCVVTFDDELFVMNEKFYVGRALDNRIGGFMIAEVARLLKENKKKLPFGLYIVNAVQEEIGLRGAEMIAHRIKPNLAIITDVTHDTQSPMYEKKTNGDLHCGKGPVLTYGPAVQNNVLNMLIAVAQKNEIPFQRAAATRATGTDTDAFAYSSDGVASALISLPLKYMHTTVETVHKDDVENIIQLYYQFLLQLESGHDFRYMK is encoded by the coding sequence ATGAGAGAAGAAAGCTTTGAATTCCTTCAGACTTATTTAAACAACGCCGCTCCCACCGGTTTTGAGTCGTCTGGTCAGCAATTGTGGCTGGAGTACATAAAGCCTTACATAGATGAGTACTTTGTAGACACCTACGGCACCGTGGTGGGCGTGATTAACCCAGAGGCCGAATACAAGGTGGTGATTGAGGCGCACGCCGATGAGATTGCCTGGTTCGTGAACTACATCACCCCGGAGGGCTACATATATGTGCGCCGCAACGGTGGCTCAGATGCCTTGATCGCGCCATCTAAACGCGTGAACATTCATACCAGCAAGGGTACCGTGAAAGCCGTTTTCGGTTGGCCGGCCATTCACGTGCGCAAGATAGAGCAAGACAAAGCCCCCACCATTGAAACCATTTTCCTGGACTGCGGCGCCGCCAACCGCCAGGAGGTAGAAGACATGGGTGTACACGTGGGCTGCGTGGTGACCTTTGATGATGAGTTGTTCGTGATGAACGAGAAATTCTACGTAGGCCGGGCCTTAGACAACAGAATCGGGGGATTCATGATTGCCGAAGTAGCGCGTCTGCTCAAAGAAAACAAAAAGAAGCTTCCGTTTGGCCTCTACATCGTGAACGCGGTACAGGAGGAGATTGGCCTTCGCGGCGCGGAGATGATTGCCCACCGCATTAAACCCAACCTAGCCATCATCACAGACGTGACGCACGATACGCAGTCGCCGATGTATGAGAAGAAGACCAACGGCGATCTGCACTGCGGAAAAGGCCCTGTTTTAACGTATGGCCCGGCCGTACAGAACAACGTCTTGAACATGCTCATTGCGGTGGCCCAGAAAAACGAGATCCCGTTCCAGCGTGCCGCCGCCACCCGCGCCACCGGCACAGATACAGACGCGTTTGCCTATTCTTCAGACGGCGTGGCCTCAGCGCTTATCTCCCTGCCGCTGAAATATATGCACACCACTGTGGAGACCGTGCACAAAGACGACGTGGAGAACATCATCCAGCTGTACTACCAGTTCCTGTTGCAGTTAGAGTCGGGGCATGATTTCCGGTATATGAAATAA
- a CDS encoding GNAT family N-acetyltransferase, whose translation MKLTTPRLLLREFQEEDWHFTNLYESNEEVMRYQTSNTRTSQESLEYIQQCLAEAQEDPRTLYDFAIVLEATDMLIGRVGMKVDHDAEEAVLWYILNRSYWNKGYISEAATAMLGFGFDQLNLHRIWADCDPRNTGSYRVMEKIGMRREAHFKENIFIKGEWCDSYVYAILDHEWKLVKS comes from the coding sequence ATGAAATTAACCACCCCACGGCTACTTTTGCGCGAGTTCCAGGAAGAAGACTGGCACTTCACCAACCTGTATGAATCTAATGAAGAGGTGATGCGCTACCAGACCAGCAACACCCGCACCAGCCAGGAAAGCCTGGAATACATACAGCAGTGCCTGGCAGAGGCCCAGGAAGATCCGCGCACCCTCTATGACTTTGCCATTGTGCTGGAGGCTACCGATATGCTTATTGGCCGCGTGGGCATGAAAGTAGACCATGACGCCGAAGAGGCTGTTCTCTGGTACATTCTAAACCGGTCCTATTGGAACAAAGGCTACATTTCTGAGGCAGCCACCGCCATGCTGGGGTTCGGGTTTGACCAACTGAACCTGCACCGCATCTGGGCAGATTGCGATCCGCGCAACACTGGCTCTTACCGCGTTATGGAGAAAATTGGCATGCGACGCGAGGCCCATTTCAAAGAGAATATCTTCATCAAAGGCGAGTGGTGTGATTCCTACGTGTACGCCATCCTGGACCATGAATGGAAATTAGTTAAGAGTTGA
- a CDS encoding helical backbone metal receptor: MLFTDQMNRQVELLQPPQRIISLVPSQTELLFDLGLGEKVVGITKFCVHPKAQVKGIAKVGGTKDFKPEVIEQLKPDLIIGNKEENDQVLIEALEQRYPVWMSDIYTLQDALRMISGIGQVTGAAEKAEALVQDLQQKFAALVPAFPPIPAAYFIWRKPYMAVGGHNFIDDMLQCCGFDNVFKQIPRYPELTIDAIQAANPRLILLSSEPYPFQEKHLAEFQAMCPEAQIKIVDGEMFSWYGSRLALTVPYLHQLVKEVSQL; the protein is encoded by the coding sequence GTGCTTTTCACGGACCAAATGAACCGGCAGGTGGAGCTCCTGCAGCCACCGCAACGAATAATTTCTCTGGTACCTTCCCAGACGGAACTGCTGTTTGATTTAGGTTTGGGTGAAAAAGTGGTGGGCATTACCAAGTTCTGCGTGCATCCCAAAGCACAAGTCAAAGGGATTGCCAAAGTAGGTGGTACCAAAGACTTTAAGCCAGAGGTAATTGAGCAACTCAAGCCTGACCTGATAATCGGGAATAAAGAAGAGAATGACCAGGTGCTCATTGAGGCCCTTGAGCAGAGATACCCCGTCTGGATGAGTGACATCTACACGCTGCAAGATGCCCTCAGAATGATCTCTGGCATAGGCCAGGTGACGGGCGCTGCAGAAAAAGCAGAGGCTTTGGTGCAGGACCTTCAACAGAAATTTGCGGCGCTAGTGCCCGCCTTCCCTCCCATTCCCGCGGCGTATTTTATCTGGCGGAAGCCTTACATGGCAGTGGGCGGACATAACTTTATAGATGACATGCTCCAATGCTGCGGGTTTGACAACGTGTTCAAGCAAATTCCGCGGTACCCAGAACTTACCATAGACGCTATTCAGGCCGCCAACCCAAGACTAATTCTGCTTTCCTCTGAGCCGTATCCGTTCCAGGAAAAGCATCTGGCCGAGTTTCAGGCCATGTGCCCAGAGGCCCAGATTAAGATAGTAGATGGCGAAATGTTCAGTTGGTACGGCAGCCGATTGGCACTAACGGTCCCTTATCTGCACCAGCTGGTGAAAGAAGTTTCGCAGCTTTAA
- a CDS encoding DUF4142 domain-containing protein: MKKSNIWLVASSFVLGSLGMVSCNTVDKEAYAKDQVKVEKFLQEAATTDNFQLMAGMMAGDQAKSGDVGALGQKIYHVHSRTTPVLADIAKQKDVKLPAEMGTEKKAIVDSLETKKGAEFDKSFAEAEVKAYEEAVAVYEKADKEVADKDVQAFIDQILPVLKEHLSEAVALQTELAKPGQTRP, encoded by the coding sequence ATGAAAAAGTCCAATATTTGGTTAGTCGCTTCTTCTTTTGTGCTGGGTAGTTTAGGAATGGTTTCTTGTAACACCGTAGACAAAGAGGCGTACGCCAAAGATCAGGTAAAAGTGGAGAAATTCCTGCAAGAGGCAGCTACTACAGATAACTTTCAATTAATGGCGGGTATGATGGCCGGCGACCAGGCAAAGTCTGGAGACGTAGGTGCTTTAGGGCAAAAAATCTACCATGTTCACTCCAGAACCACGCCGGTATTGGCAGATATTGCCAAGCAGAAAGACGTGAAGCTTCCTGCCGAGATGGGTACTGAAAAGAAAGCCATTGTAGATAGCTTAGAGACCAAAAAAGGTGCTGAGTTTGACAAGTCGTTTGCCGAAGCAGAGGTGAAAGCCTATGAAGAAGCCGTAGCCGTATATGAGAAAGCGGACAAAGAGGTAGCGGACAAAGACGTGCAAGCCTTTATTGACCAGATTCTTCCGGTTCTGAAAGAGCACTTGTCTGAAGCTGTAGCCCTGCAAACCGAGTTAGCTAAACCCGGACAAACAAGACCATAA
- a CDS encoding Gfo/Idh/MocA family protein yields the protein MADKKIGWAIVGLGEFATKQLIPAFGVCKKSKLVALVSGHPAKARRIADEYGVDPQHIYNYENYDTLRDNPEVDVIYIVLPNSLHADFTIRGARAGKHIMCEKPMATNVKDCEAMIVACQKAGKKLMIGYRAQYEPFNLKAIELAQSGALGKLKSITADHGRILDPSKPLDKWRAQKELAGGGSLMDIGIYSLQAARYLTGEEPIEVSALIHSTPNDPRFKEVEETVHFTLRFPSGVLANCTSSYGYHDTKRFQVFGAEKTLTLDPATDYYEHKLILEGEDGKQELKIKEENQFALEIDHMSECILENKTPKTPGEEGLQDVKLMMAIYESAAKGKPVKIR from the coding sequence ATGGCAGATAAGAAAATAGGCTGGGCCATTGTGGGCCTGGGAGAATTCGCGACGAAGCAGCTGATCCCTGCGTTTGGGGTATGCAAGAAATCAAAACTGGTGGCCCTGGTGAGCGGCCATCCCGCCAAAGCCAGGCGCATAGCCGATGAGTATGGCGTGGACCCGCAGCATATTTACAACTATGAGAACTATGACACTTTACGGGACAACCCGGAGGTAGACGTCATCTACATTGTTCTGCCCAACAGCCTGCATGCTGACTTTACCATCAGGGGTGCCCGGGCCGGCAAGCATATCATGTGCGAAAAGCCTATGGCCACCAACGTGAAAGACTGCGAGGCCATGATCGTGGCCTGCCAGAAAGCCGGCAAGAAACTCATGATAGGCTACCGCGCGCAATATGAGCCCTTCAACCTCAAAGCCATAGAACTGGCCCAGAGTGGCGCTTTGGGCAAACTGAAAAGCATCACCGCTGATCATGGCCGCATTTTGGATCCCTCCAAGCCTCTGGATAAATGGCGGGCCCAAAAAGAACTGGCCGGCGGCGGCTCTTTAATGGACATTGGCATCTACAGCCTGCAGGCCGCCCGCTACCTGACCGGCGAAGAACCCATTGAGGTCTCCGCTTTGATCCACAGCACCCCCAATGACCCACGGTTTAAGGAAGTAGAGGAGACTGTGCATTTCACACTTCGGTTCCCCAGCGGTGTGTTGGCCAACTGCACCTCCAGCTACGGCTACCATGACACCAAGCGCTTTCAGGTATTTGGGGCAGAGAAAACGCTCACCCTTGACCCCGCCACCGACTATTATGAGCACAAGCTTATACTGGAAGGGGAAGACGGTAAACAGGAATTGAAAATAAAGGAGGAAAACCAGTTCGCGCTGGAGATAGACCATATGTCTGAATGCATCCTGGAAAACAAGACACCCAAAACGCCCGGTGAGGAAGGTCTGCAAGACGTGAAACTAATGATGGCCATCTATGAATCAGCCGCAAAAGGCAAACCGGTGAAGATTAGATAA
- a CDS encoding 3-phosphoshikimate 1-carboxyvinyltransferase, which translates to MLAAAVRVSHPSGVLHGIFQLPASKSEANRALIIRALSGHDFPIHNLSDANDTQLLNRLLSSKAGAEVSAEDAGTVMRFLTAYYAATGQQLTLTGTPRMCQRPIGVLVDALRKLGAKIEYLGEEGYPPLQMKGFEASGTYQLTVRSDISSQYISALLMIGPLLPQGLELTLKGKISSEPYIRMTLAQMAHFGVQATFEGQKITVPHQQYQAQEFTVESDWSAASYWYSMVALAQEADIFLPALRSNSLQGDSVLPSLMEPFGVQTEFTETGVRLTKSAVQEPIARIDFFACPDLAQTVAALAAGLGVEVEMTGLESLRIKETDRIAALQFELVKLGAELREIAPDVFKVFLPNKPETEPTIHTYEDHRMAMAFAPLALKYPVIIDEPKVVRKSYPRYWDELQKAGFSFVKS; encoded by the coding sequence ATGTTAGCTGCCGCCGTGCGCGTGTCTCACCCTTCCGGGGTGTTGCACGGAATCTTTCAATTGCCCGCCTCCAAGAGTGAGGCCAACCGCGCCCTTATTATCAGGGCCCTCAGCGGTCATGATTTCCCTATCCATAACCTGTCAGACGCCAATGATACCCAACTGCTCAACCGCCTGCTTTCCTCTAAGGCCGGGGCAGAGGTAAGCGCCGAAGATGCAGGAACGGTCATGCGTTTTTTAACGGCTTACTACGCAGCCACCGGCCAGCAACTGACCCTTACGGGCACGCCCCGTATGTGCCAGCGGCCCATTGGCGTATTGGTAGATGCGCTGAGGAAATTGGGCGCCAAGATTGAGTACCTGGGGGAGGAAGGCTACCCGCCGCTGCAGATGAAGGGGTTTGAGGCCTCGGGCACCTATCAATTGACCGTACGCTCAGATATCAGTAGCCAATATATCTCCGCGTTGCTCATGATTGGGCCTTTGCTGCCGCAGGGACTGGAACTGACCCTGAAAGGGAAGATCAGCTCAGAACCTTATATTAGAATGACGTTGGCGCAGATGGCGCATTTTGGCGTGCAAGCCACGTTTGAGGGCCAGAAGATCACGGTGCCCCACCAGCAATACCAGGCACAGGAATTCACGGTGGAGTCTGACTGGTCGGCGGCCAGTTACTGGTACAGCATGGTGGCTTTGGCCCAAGAGGCCGATATTTTTCTGCCGGCGCTTCGTTCAAATTCTTTGCAGGGCGATAGCGTGCTGCCGTCTTTGATGGAGCCTTTTGGCGTGCAGACCGAATTCACGGAAACCGGCGTGCGCCTGACCAAGAGCGCGGTGCAGGAACCCATTGCCCGCATAGATTTCTTCGCGTGCCCAGACCTAGCCCAGACCGTGGCTGCCCTGGCCGCCGGGTTAGGGGTGGAAGTGGAAATGACTGGATTGGAGAGCCTTCGCATCAAAGAAACCGACCGCATTGCCGCGCTCCAGTTTGAGTTGGTAAAACTAGGCGCCGAGCTGCGCGAAATTGCCCCAGACGTTTTTAAGGTGTTTTTGCCAAACAAGCCCGAAACGGAGCCCACCATCCATACTTATGAAGACCACCGCATGGCCATGGCGTTTGCGCCGCTGGCCCTCAAATACCCGGTGATCATAGACGAGCCCAAAGTGGTGCGCAAATCGTATCCGCGCTACTGGGACGAGCTGCAGAAAGCAGGCTTTTCTTTTGTTAAGAGTTAA